From the Anopheles coustani chromosome X, idAnoCousDA_361_x.2, whole genome shotgun sequence genome, one window contains:
- the LOC131269802 gene encoding protein retinal degeneration B gives MLIKEYRIPLPLTVEEYRIAQLYMIAKKSREESSGAGSGVEIIVNEPYQDGPGGNGQYTRKIYHVGSHLPGWIKGLLPKSALTVEEEAWNAYPYTKTRYTCPFVEKFSLEIETYYFPDNGHQDNVFKLSGADLRSRIVDLIDIVKDQLGGADYTREEDPTAYRSERTGRGPLSECWLDEHWDEVRGKSQPTANNMSLMCAYKLCRVEFRYWGMQTKLEKFIHDTALRKTMLRAHRQAWAWQDEWYGLSMDDIREIERQTQLALKRKMGNEGGGGEDADDDDEDDDEEEEEEARGDANKSLDSDNRSSNQIYSIEKTNENSTPHMDKKEAIPLITTTTATAMDAVEPADAGRQRHEHSRHARQQNQNQHLHQHQRKERSGKVSPAGHANNQHSSQEDDDDEDDDDDEEDDDDEEEGSGGQRRTKGGRTFLGKQNNHSGSKSKLHSPLGSAHSFDLQVANWRMEKLEVDSKSGSEEEFFDCLGELGEKASLVKWSSLELLAEEDDSPQATSAYHRGLPHQHQHQQQQQQQEDSIFSQSYLQRVTSERGTRRSFVLGQHSASIDGGRSHGAPHEPPTSSSSPPGSPGLPSCPTTVLVLIMHAGSVLDVSSDMTTKRSDVTTFRGALESVMRQHYPALVGHVALRLVACPAVCSDALGILSSLSPYSFNTGPAGADVSNLADVPIGAIPLLATSSPDFQDAVNRAVACANQTYAEFVRSDEGRGFGGQVVLIGDSMGSVLAHDALCRSSGGGSGGGGGGSGSGGGGGIAVHQGSEASGLNYIASCGEFGNDSMAADAALLDASRLLSAPSPRRRRSSSTSESRLPRFEFEVGDFFCFGSPLAVILSARRLSGCNGNGKPACTQLYNLFHPTDPTAARLEPLLSARFSLLPPINIPRYAKYPLGNGHPCHLLELIQSSPHLFVDNGGGGGGGGGGGLPTPPVPARRLSDTSIQSGASGMIDNVPLATINQLQQRWWGSKRLDYALYCPDGLANFPSHALPHLFHASYWESSDVAAFILQQVGRLDEPGGHGYGGYGERDGSSSFRPAQAREKWNRKRTSVKLKNVAANHRANDVIVREGEPQRMLARFMYGPLDVITLAGERVDIHLMRDPPAGEWQLLATETTDKNGRISYVLPEERACGYGIFPVKMVVRGDHTSVDFHLAVVPPKTECIVFSIDGSFTASVSVTGKDPKVRAGAVDVARHWQELGYLLVYVTGRPDMQQQRVLAWLSQHNFPHGLVSFADGLSTDPLGHKATYLSNLILQQGLIVHAAYGSSKDISVYTSIGLKPKQIFITGKVSKKHQAMATPLSEGYASHLSSLLAVGGSRPAQGNARMVIPRSCFNLPGQNQSIRRRRFVPG, from the exons ATGTTAATCAAAGAGTATCGTATTCCTCTGCCATTGACGGTGGAGGAATATAGGATAGCTCAGCTGTACATGATAGCG AAAAAGAGTCGCGAGGAGAGCAGCGGAGCGGGCAGCGGGGTGGAGATCATAGTGAACGAACCATATCAGGACGGACCGGGCGGCAATGGGCAGTACACGCGCAAGATCTACCACGTCGGCAGCCACCTGCCGGGCTGGATCAAGGGCCTGCTGCCGAAGAGCGCCCTCACGGTGGAGGAGGAAGCGTGGAACGCATACCCGTACACCAAGACGCGCTACACCTGCCCGTTCGTGGAGAAGTTCTCGCTCGAGATCGAGACGTACTACTTCCCGGACAACGGCCACCAGGACAACGTGTTCAAGCTGAGCGGGGCGGACCTGCGCAGCCGGATAGTCGACCTGATCGACATCGTGAAGGACCAGCTGGGCGGGGCGGACTACACGCGCGAGGAGGACCCCACCGCCTACCGGTCGGAGCGGACCGGCCGTGGGCCGCTCAGCGAGTGCTGGCTGGACGAGCACTGGGACGAGGTGCGGGGCAAGTCGCAGCCGACGGCCAACAACATGTCGCTGATGTGCGCCTACAAGCTGTGCCGGGTCGAGTTCCGCTACTGGGGCATGCAGACCAAGCTGGAGAAGTTCATCCACGATACGGCCCTGCGCAAGACGATGCTGCGGGCCCATCGGCAGGCGTGGGCGTGGCAGGACGAGTGGTACGGGCTCTCGATGGACGACATACGGGAGATCGAGCGCCAGACGCAGCTGGCCCTGAAGCGCAAGATGGGCAACgagggcggcggcggcgaggacgccgacgatgacgacgaggacgacgacgaagaggaggaggaggaggcgagAGGCGATG CAAACAAATCGCTGGACAGCGACAATCGTAGCAGCAATCAAATCTACTCGATCGAGAAGACGAACGAAAACTCGACGCCACACATGGACAAGAAGGAAGCGATCCCGCTGATCACGACCACCACCGCGACGGCGATGGATGCGGTCGAACCGGCGGATGCGGGCCGGCAGCGCCACGAACACTCGCGCCACGCCCGCCAGCAGAACCAGAACCAGCATCTGCACCAACACCAGCGCAAGGAGCGGTCGGGCAAGGTGTCCCCGGCGGGGCACGCCAACAATCAGCACAGCTCGcaggaggacgacgacgacgaggacgatgacgacgacgaggaggacgatgacgacgaggaggagggcAGTGGTGGGCAGCGCCGGACGAAGGGGGGCCGCACGTTCCTGGGCAAGCAGAACAACCACTCCGGCTCGAAGAGCAAGCTCCACTCGCCGCTCGGCTCGGCGCACAGTTTCGACCTGCAG GTTGCCAACTGGCGCATGGAGAAGCTGGAGGTCGACTCCAAGTCCGGCTCGGAGGAGGAGTTCTTCGACTGCCTAG GTGAGCTGGGCGAGAAGGCTTCGCTGGTGAAGTGGAGCTCGCTGGAGCTGCTCGCGGAGGAGGATGACAGTCCGCAGGCGACGTCGGCGTACCATCGCGGGCTGCCGCACcagcatcaacatcaacagcagcagcagcagcaggaggacAGCATTTTCAGCCAGTCGTACCTGCAGCGGGTGACGTCGGAGCGTGGGACGCGGCGCTCGTTCGTGCTGGGCCAGCATTCGGCCAGCATCGACGGTGGCAGAAGCCACGGTGCGCCGCACGAGCcgccgacgtcgtcgtcgtcgccgcccGGCTCGCCCGGGCTCCCGTCCTGCCCGACGACGGTGTTGGTGCTGATCATGCACGCCGGCAGCGTGCTGGACGTCAGCTCGGACATGACGACGAAGCGGTCGGATGTGACGACGTTCCGCGGGGCGCTCGAGTCGGTGATGCGCCAGCACTACCCGGCGCTGGTGGGGCATGTGGCGCTGCGGCTCGTCGCCTGCCCGGCCGTCTGCTCGGACGCGCTCGGCATCCTCTCCAGCCTCAGCCCGTACTCGTTCAACACGGGCCCGGCCGGCGCGGACGTGTCCAACCTGGCGGACGTGCCGATCGGGGCGATCCCGCTGCTGGCGACCAGCTCGCCCGACTTCCAGGACGCCGTCAACCGGGCGGTCGCCTGCGCCAACCAGACGTACGCCGAGTTCGTGCGCTCGGACGAGGGGCGCGGCTTCGGCGGGCAGGTGGTGCTCATCGGCGACTCGATGGGCAGCGTGTTGGCGCACGACGCCCTGTGCCGCAGCTCGGGCGGTGGtagtggcggcggtggcggcgggtCTGGATCCGGCGGCGGAGGTGGCATCGCCGTACACCAAGGTAGCGAAGCGTCCGGTCTCAACTACATCGCTTCGTGCGGTGAGTTCGGGAACGATTCGATGGCGGCGGATGCGGCCCTGCTGGACGCGTCCCGCCTGCTCAGTGCCCCGTCGCCCCGACGCCGCCGGTCGTCGTCGACGAGCGAGTCGCGGTTGCCGCGGTTCGAGTTCGAGGTCGGCGACTTCTTCTGCTTCGGCAGCCCGCTGGCGGTGATTCTGTCCGCGCGCCGCCTTTCCGGCTGCAACGGCAACGGGAAACCGGCCTGCACGCAGCTCTACAATCTGTTCCACCCAACTGACCCGACCGCCGCCCGGCTCGAGCCGCTGCTGAGCGCCCGCTTCTCGCTCCTGCCGCCCATCAACATCCCCCGGTACGCCAAGTATCCGCTCGGCAACGGCCACCCGTGCCATCTGCTCGAGCTGATCCAATCCAGCCCGCACCTGTTCGTGgataatggtggtggtggtggcggtggtggtggtggtgggttgcCGACACCGCCCGTACCCGCCCGCCGCCTCTCGGACACCTCGATCCAGAGCGGGGCGTCGGGCATGATCGACAATGTGCCGCTGGCGACGATCAACCAGCTGCAGCAGCGCTGGTGGGGCTCGAAGCGCCTCGACTACGCGCTCTACTGCCCGGACGGGCTGGCCAACTTCCCGTCGCACGCGCTGCCGCACCTCTTCCACGCCAGCTACTGGGAGTCGTCGGACGTGGCCGCCTTCATCCTGCAGCAGGTCGGGCGGCTGGACGAGCCGGGCGGGCACGGGTACGGCGGGTACGGCGAGCGGGACGGCTCGTCCAGCTTCCGGCCGGCGCAGGCGCGCGAGAAGTGGAACCGGAAGCGCACCTCGGTCAAGCTGAAGAACGTGGCCGCCAACCATCGGGCGAACGACGTGATCGTGCGCGAGGGCGAACCGCAGCGGATGCTGGCGCGCTTCATGTACGGCCCGCTCGACGTCATCACGCTGGCCGGCGAGCGGGTCGACATCCACCTGATGCGCGACCCGCCGGCCGGCGAGTGGCAGCTGCTCGCGACCGAGACGACCGACAAGAACGGCCGCATCTCGTACGTGCTGCCGGAGGAGCGCGCCTGCGGCTACGGCATCTTCCCGGTCAAGATGGTCGTGCGCGGCGACCACACGTCGGTCGACTTCCACCTGGCGGTGGTGCCGCCGAAAACCGAGTGCATCGTGTTCAGCATCGACGGCTCGTTCACCGCGTCCGTGTCGGTGACCGGCAAGGACCCGAAGGTGCGGGCCGGCGCCGTCGACGTCGCGCGCCACTGGCAGGAGCTCGGCTACCTGCTCGTCTACGTCACCGGCCGGCCCGacatgcagcagcagcgcgtGCTCGCTTGGCTCAGCCAGCACAACTTCCCGCACGGACTCGTCTCGTTCGCCGACGGGCTGTCCACCGACCCGCTCGGCCACAAGGCCACCTACCTGAGCAACCTCATCCTCCAGCAGGGCCTCATCGTGCACGCGGCCTACGGCAGCAGCAAGGACATCAGCGTCTACACCAGCATCGGCCTCAAGCCGAAGCAGATCTTCATCACCGGCAAG GTCAGCAAAAAGCACCAAGCGATGGCGACACCGCTCAGCGAGGGCTACGCGTCGCACCTCAGCTCGCTGCTGGCGGTCGGCGGTTCGCGGCCGGCCCAAGGCAACGCCCGGATGGTCATACCGCGCAGCTGCTTCAATCTGCCCGGCCAGAACCAGTCCATCCGTCGGCGTCGCTTCGTACCCGGTTAG
- the LOC131268877 gene encoding integrin alpha-PS2, which translates to MRSEERAARAGGRWLVQLAVTGLLAWAGLQQSVSAFNLDTINFILQEGDPNSMFGFSVALHREQNKSWVIVGAPTANTTQPDVIEGGAVYRCDIYDDHRCYLVPFDTKGNNFNEQNEQIDTKSNQWFGATVTSAGVDGPLVACAPRYVFHQLQPRKAERVEPVGTCHIAKNNMREFQEYSPCRTAYWGYHRQGSCQAGFSAALNKDGTRVFIGAPGSYYWQGQLYSINTDVVFPYKPPRYNHFGEGGQIYSFSLNNPKDKVYKTPEDQKNEDDSYLGYSATTGDFNGDGTQGVAVGKPRGAGLLGKVVLYSWNMTNQQNITGEQIGAYFGYSLASVDVDGDRLDDLIIGAPMHTEPNNEGKYETGRVYIMYQGSTSGRGGKFRELDTRDGTNSRGRFGLAVCSLADLNLDGYGDFAVGAPYDGPSGRGTVYVFYGSRDGPLPKASQVIQAEDMLGVGRVSTFGFSLSGGIDLDGNRYPDLVVGAYDSDKALVFKARPVAAMEASVLFESENKLISLDNRTCEMPRGSKKMVPCTVVNSCLKYHGDNVPSALDIEVSWTLDARNQRSPRMFFHNEEGRSTRNQSIRLQRGKLECRSETVYIGEAIRDKITPLEVEMTYRLRQSAAAQSRQRRPRAVAEPVLDANRGTVQRDSINIQKNCGPDNVCVPDLHMEIRSVDNYLLGSNKLLSLEVLITNHDEDAFEAGFYMVVPPGLDFRRVDRLGEVKDVPVLCTAPSAATNKTLKCDIGNPLSRDKVVNFKVILAPSLAAGSMGSSYDFYMEANSTNAEAPDRTGDNVLRKSIGILVQTDLAMSGVSLPNEFLYNYTEYKTLEEASSERDIGQQVVHIYEIRNEGPSTIDEAEFYLLWPHETIDGVPLMYLLNQPETHGNIQCQPTEYVNPRNLAIDSVLARKSFLDKVGVSGTSYSSAASRTASINSVASGSGTAGSNSASYFSSSQSAGGASGAASESRYSSSSSSGSSSSSSSSSSSSSTSSMGAAASEGGQFHRVSGGERRYQTEGGSGYNAVSGEHGHYRQGAGTSGSSSGYRTQYYDAASSTGGAQQHADASYAGERGVGVSGASGYGAGARNTSTSSSVVHYTSKNRTTYRGEDGRVYVSESSEHRTTNSGPGGHLNLDGTTRYSQGESSSSSVMGGVGSSGSGSSTRRRMYSQQDGDALRQSSSSSSSSSGVLVTDFLHVSPIQGGLSTNDLGRFENKIKTDYSQGSSTQQQHHSTAGTSQSSSATFHASSSGSTSAGRGHYNSREEYESATYSSNAYNGIADENEDEDYDTYDHPEDGYGDSDLRDRQHVPPGYTPAHLKQANLNQGHETVDQKFKYYQRFDRQRRQADEPDSSDRALEEALKCHATRCAIIHCVAGPIGNKDVAFVALRTRVVAHTLHQLSSSTPLHFSTMLVARVTKLPYIGQPKEKPIKTHEIQVLAVPEPTVKPDVVPLWIVVLAACAGALILLLLIYLLSKCGFFERNRPTDSSERQPLNRNGNYHGDEHL; encoded by the exons GGTGATCGTGGGCGCACCGACCGCCAACACCACGCAACCGGATGTGATCGAGGGAGGTGCCGTGTATCGCTGCGACATTTACGACGACCACCGGTGCTATCTGGTGCCTTTCGACACGAAAG GAAACAACTTCAACGagcaaaacgaacaaatcgATACCAAGTCGAACCAGTGGTTTGGCGCAACGGTGACAAGCGCTGGAGTCGATGGCCCGCTGGTG GCGTGTGCTCCGCGGTACGTGTTCCACCAGCTTCAGCCGAGGAAGGCGGAGCGGGTCGAGCCGGTTGGCACCTGCCACATCGCCAAGAACAACATGCGCGAGTTTCAGGAGTATTCCCCGTGCCGTACAG CGTACTGGGGCTATCATCGGCAAGGATCATGTCAAGCGGGTTTCAGTGCCGCCCTGAACAAG GATGGCACGCGAGTATTCATCGGCGCGCCGGGCAGCTACTACTGGCAGG GACAATTGTATTCCATTAACACCGACGTTGTGTTTCCCTATAAACCCCCGCGGTATAATCATTTTGGCGAAGGAG GGCAAATCTACTCGTTCAGCCTGAACAACCCGAAGGACAAGGTGTACAAGACGCCGGAGGACCAGAAGAACGAGGACGACAGCTACCTCGGGTACTCGGCCACCACCGGCGACTTCAATGGCGATGGCACGCAGGGCGTGGCGGTGGGTAAGCCGCGCGGGGCCGGCCTGCTGGGCAAGGTGGTGCTGTACTCGTGGAACATGACCAACCAGCAGAACATCACGGGCGAGCAGATCGGGGCGTACTTCGGGTACTCGCTGGCGTCGGTCGACGTTGACGGTGACCGGCTGGACGATCTGATCATCGGCGCACCGATGCACACCGAGCCGAACAACGAGGGCAAGTACGAGACGGGCCGGGTGTACATCATGTACCAGGGGTCGACGTCCGGCCGGGGCGGGAAGTTCCGCGAGCTGGACACGCGTGACGGCACCAACAGCCGGGGCCGGTTCGGGCTGGCCGTGTGCTCGCTGGCCGACCTCAACCTGGACGGCTATGGGGACTTTGCGGTGGGCGCGCCCTACGATGGACCGAGCGGTCGCGGCACGGTGTACGTGTTCTACGGGTCGCGGGACGGGCCGCTGCCGAAGGCGTCGCAGGTGATCCAGGCGGAGGATATGCTGGGCGTCGGGCGGGTGTCCACGTTCGGCTTTTCGCTGTCCGGCGGCATCGATCTGGATGGCAACCGCTACCCGGACCTGGTGGTGGGCGCGTACGACTCCGACAAGGCGCTGGTGTTCAAGGCACGGCCGGTCGCGGCCATGGAGGCGAGCGTGCTGTTCGAGTCGGAGAACAAGCTGATCTCGCTGGACAACCGGACGTGCGAGATGCCGCGCGGCAGCAAGAAGATGGTACCGTGCACGGTGGTGAACTCGTGCCTCAAGTACCACGGCGACAACGTGCCGTCGGCGCTGGACATCGAGGTGTCGTGGACGCTGGACGCCCGCAACCAGCGCAGCCCGCGCATGTTCTTCCACAACGAGGAGGGCCGTAGCACGCGCAACCAGTCGATTCGGCTGCAGCGCGGCAAGCTGGAGTGCCGCAGCGAGACGGTGTACATCGGCGAGGCGATCCGGGACAAGATCACGCCGCTCGAGGTGGAGATGACGTACCGGTTGCGGCAGAGCGCGGCCGCCCAGAGCCGCCAGCGGCGCCCGCGGGCCGTCGCCGAGCCGGTGCTGGACGCGAACCGCGGCACGGTGCAGCGGGACTCGATCAACATCCAGAAGAACTGCGGCCCGGACAACGTGTGCGTGCCGGATCTGCACATGGAGATCCGCTCGGTGGACAACTACCTGCTCGGCTCGAACAAGCTGCTCTCGCTCGAGGTGCTCATCACCAACCACGACGAGGACGCGTTCGAGGCCGGCTTCTACATGGTGGTGCCGCCGGGGCTCGACTTCCGGCGCGTCGACCGGCTGGGCGAGGTGAAGGACGTGCCCGTCCTCTGCACGGCCCCGTCGGCCGCCACCAACAAGACGCTCAAGTGCGACATCGGCAACCCGCTGTCGCGCGACAAGGTCGTCAACTTCAAGGTCATCCTAGCGCCATCGCTGGCCGCCGGCTCGATGGGCTCGAGCTACGACTTCTACATGGAGGCGAACTCCACCAACGCGGAGGCGCCCGACCGCACCGGCGACAACGTGCTGCGCAAGAGCATCGGCATCCTGGTGCAGACGGACCTGGCCATGTCCGGCGTGTCGCTGCCGAACGAGTTCCTCTACAACTACACCGAGTACAAGACGCTGGAGGAGGCGAGCAGCGAGCGCGACATCGGCCAGCAGGTGGTGCACATCTACGAGATCCGCAACGAGGGCCCGTCCACCATCGACGAGGCGGAGTTCTACCTGCTCTGGCCGCACGAAACCATCGACGGCGTGCCGCTGATGTACCTGCTCAACCAGCCGGAAACGCACGGCAACATCCAGTGCCAGCCGACGGAGTACGTGAACCCGCGCAACCTCGCCATCGACAGCGTGCTGGCGCGCAAGTCCTTCCTCGACAAGGTCGGCGTGTCCGGCACGAGCTACTCGTCGGCGGCGAGCCGCACCGCCAGCATCAACAGCGTCGCGTCCGGTTCCGGCACCGCCGGCTCCAACTCGGCCTCGTACTTCTCCTCCAGCCAGTCGGCAGGCGGAGCGAGCGGCGCTGCCTCCGAGTCCCGATACTCCTCATCCTCCTCATCAGGATCAtcgtcttcctcctcctcctcttcctcctcctcttccacCTCGTCGATGGGTGCCGCCGCGTCGGAGGGTGGCCAGTTCCATCGGGTTTCGGGCGGGGAACGACGCTACCAAACCGAAGGTGGTAGCGGCTACAATGCGGTAAGCGGAGAGCATGGACACTATCGCCAGGGAGCGGGAACGAGCGGTAGTTCGAGTGGCTACCGGACACAGTATTACGATGCGGCCAGTTCCACCGGTGGCGCACAGCAGCATGCCGATGCGTCCTACGCGGGCGAACGCGGGGTAGGAGTGAGTGGTGCCTCCGGATACGGCGCGGGTGCGCGTAACACCAGCACGTCCTCCTCGGTGGTGCACTACACCTCCAAGAACCGTACCACCTACCGGGGCGAGGATGGACGTGTGTATGTCAGTGAGAGCAGCGAGCACCGCACCACCAACTCGGGACCCGGTGGTCACCTGAACCTGGATGGCACGACGCGCTACAGCCAAGGcgagtcgtcgtcgtcgtcggtgatgGGAGGTGTCGGTAGCAGCGGTTCGGGGTCTTCCACACGTCGCCGCATGTACAGTCAGCAGGATGGCGATGCTCTCCggcagtcgtcgtcgtcgtcgtcgtcgtcgtcgggtgTGCTGGTGACAGACTTCCTGCACGTCAGCCCCATCCAGGGCGGGCTGAGTACGAACGATCTCGGACGGTTTGAGAACAAGATCAAGACCGACTACTCCCAGGGTAGTAGtacgcagcaacagcatcacaGCACCGCGGGTACATCGCAATCGAGTAGCGCTACGTTCCACGCCAGCTCGTCGGGGTCGACCTCGGCGGGGCGCGGCCATTACAACAGCCGGGAGGAGTACGAGTCAGCGACGTACTCCAGCAACGCGTACAACGGTATCGCCGATGAGAATGAGGATGAAGACTACGACACGTACGATCACCCGGAGGATGGGTACGGCGATTCGGATCTGCGCGATCGCCAGCA CGTCCCACCCGGGTACACCCCGGCCCATCTGAAGCAGGCCAACCTGAACCAGGGCCACGAGACGGTGGACCAGAAGTTCAAGTACTACCAAAGATTCGACCGACAGCGACGGCAGGCGGACGAGCCGGACTCGTCGGATCGGGCGCTCGAGGAGGCGCTGAAGTGCCACGCGACCCGCTGCGCCATCATACACTGCGTGGCCGGGCCGATCGGCAACAAGGACGTGGCGTTCGTGGCGCTGCGCACGCGCGTCGTCGCCCACACGCTCCACCAACTGTCCTCCTCGACGCCGCTGCACTTCTCCACCATGCTCGTGGCGCGCGTCACCAAGCTGCCGTACATCGGCCAGCCGAAGGAGAAGCCGATCAAGACGCACGAGATCCAGGTGCTGGCCGTGCCGGAGCCGACCGTCAAGCCGGACGTCGTGCCGCTGTGGATCGTGGTGCTGGCGGCGTGTGCCGGCGCCCTCATCCTGCTGCTCCTCATCTACCTACTCTCCAAG TGTGGCTTTTTCGAGCGCAACCGCCCGACCGATTCGTCCGAGCGGCAGCCTCTGAATCGGAACGGTAACTATCACGGCGACGAGCATCTGTGA